The following are encoded together in the Phenylobacterium sp. NIBR 498073 genome:
- a CDS encoding dihydrofolate reductase, whose product MSIPILTAGPLARDRNGVIGKDGSLPWRLKTDLANFRAVTMGKPVIMGRKTWESLPKKPLPGRTNIVLTRDGSFEAKGAVVCDNFSEAVSIAREQAAEDGVDEFCVIGGASLFELALTRAQRIYLTEVDAEVTGDVTLSPIDESRWTEVSSTSHPAGEGDEHAFKIRVLERR is encoded by the coding sequence ATGAGCATCCCGATCCTCACCGCTGGCCCTCTCGCCCGCGACCGCAACGGCGTCATCGGCAAGGACGGCTCCCTGCCCTGGCGGCTTAAGACCGATCTCGCCAACTTCCGGGCGGTGACCATGGGCAAGCCGGTGATCATGGGCCGCAAGACCTGGGAGAGCCTGCCCAAGAAGCCGCTGCCCGGCCGCACCAACATCGTGCTCACCCGCGACGGCTCGTTCGAGGCCAAGGGCGCCGTGGTCTGCGACAACTTCAGCGAGGCCGTCTCGATCGCTCGCGAGCAGGCCGCCGAGGACGGCGTGGACGAATTCTGCGTCATCGGCGGAGCTTCGCTGTTCGAACTGGCCCTGACCCGCGCCCAGCGCATCTACCTGACCGAGGTCGACGCCGAGGTGACCGGCGACGTCACCCTCTCGCCGATCGACGAGAGCCGCTGGACCGAAGTCAGCAGCACCTCTCATCCCGCCGGCGAAGGCGACGAACACGCGTTTAAAATTCGGGTGTTGGAACGGCGCTGA
- a CDS encoding HAMP domain-containing sensor histidine kinase — protein MRPLGSRLRPGAVFFVLLAVALSALAVGLLTIDRVGEAIIGKRQREVAEAARDYFVAFAHEEGLAPLARALDLREKTDPGGAFRYALYDADGRLLGGARLEAAQQLPASGAAKLDIVEDGRGSPWRVLVQPLSMGGSLVVYEDIGERIAFRRALLASAAAALLAAIGAVLLAAIWFNSLLLARMETLAVTAGRIADGDLSARTEVHPKGDVFDRLGLSMNAMLDRIEELMTGMRTVTDSLAHDLRSPLTRMRADLSRALEPQIGEEDRLDAIEQAHGEADRALSTLSALMDIARAEAGLSRDMMAPLDLAALVAEVGELFAPVIEDAGQTFVAPEPRGPLVVQGHELILRQAVGNLLHNAAHHAGEGAVVRLALEETPGLIRIVVSDSGPGIAQEHRGRVRERFVRLDTARSKPGGGLGLAIAAACAKLHGGTLELEDAHPGLRAVIGLADNRLGRPSQDSAMSVT, from the coding sequence GTGAGGCCGCTCGGTTCGCGCCTGCGGCCAGGGGCGGTGTTTTTCGTCCTGCTGGCGGTGGCGCTCTCGGCCCTGGCGGTCGGCCTGCTGACGATCGACCGGGTCGGCGAAGCGATCATCGGCAAGCGCCAGCGCGAGGTCGCCGAGGCCGCGCGCGACTACTTCGTCGCCTTCGCCCACGAGGAAGGCCTGGCGCCGCTGGCCCGCGCGCTCGACCTGCGTGAGAAGACCGATCCGGGCGGCGCCTTCCGCTACGCGCTCTACGACGCGGACGGGCGGCTGCTCGGCGGCGCGCGCCTGGAGGCGGCCCAACAGCTGCCGGCCTCCGGCGCGGCCAAGCTGGACATCGTCGAGGACGGGCGCGGCTCGCCCTGGCGGGTGCTGGTCCAGCCGCTGTCGATGGGCGGCTCCCTGGTGGTCTATGAGGACATCGGCGAGCGCATCGCCTTCCGCCGCGCCCTGCTGGCCAGCGCCGCCGCGGCCCTGCTGGCGGCGATCGGCGCGGTGCTGCTGGCGGCGATCTGGTTCAACAGCCTGCTGCTGGCGCGCATGGAGACCCTGGCGGTCACCGCCGGCCGCATCGCCGACGGCGACCTCTCGGCCCGCACCGAGGTTCACCCCAAGGGCGACGTGTTCGACCGGCTCGGCCTCTCCATGAACGCCATGCTCGACCGCATCGAGGAGCTGATGACCGGCATGCGCACGGTCACCGACAGCCTCGCCCACGATCTGCGCTCGCCGCTGACCCGCATGCGCGCCGACCTCTCCCGCGCCCTGGAGCCGCAGATCGGCGAGGAAGACCGCCTCGACGCCATCGAGCAGGCTCACGGCGAGGCCGACCGCGCGCTCTCGACCCTCTCGGCGCTGATGGACATCGCCCGCGCCGAAGCCGGGCTCTCACGCGACATGATGGCCCCGCTCGACCTCGCCGCCCTGGTCGCCGAGGTCGGCGAACTGTTCGCCCCGGTGATCGAGGACGCCGGCCAGACCTTCGTCGCGCCGGAGCCGCGCGGCCCGTTGGTCGTCCAGGGCCATGAACTGATCCTGCGCCAGGCGGTCGGCAACCTGCTGCACAACGCCGCCCACCATGCCGGCGAGGGCGCGGTCGTCCGCCTGGCCCTCGAAGAGACGCCCGGCCTGATCCGCATCGTGGTCAGCGACAGCGGCCCCGGCATCGCGCAGGAGCACCGCGGCCGGGTGCGCGAGCGGTTCGTGCGGCTGGACACGGCCCGCTCGAAGCCGGGGGGCGGGCTGGGTCTGGCCATCGCGGCGGCCTGCGCCAAGCTGCATGGCGGGACCCTCGAGCTGGAGGACGCCCATCCCGGCCTGAGGGCGGTGATCGGCCTGGCCGACAATCGGCTGGGTCGCCCATCCCAGGACTCTGCTATGAGCGTGACATGA
- a CDS encoding thymidylate synthase, with protein sequence MNAHVAIAEAAADHPERQYLDLLQDILDNGVQRGDRTGTGTLGVFGRQMRFDLAKGFPLLTTKKLHRKSIILELLWFLRGDTNVKWLQERGVSIWDEWADESGELGPVYGKQWRSWTAPDGRVIDQIANVVEGLKTMPNSRRHIVSAWNPADVDDMALPPCHCLFQFFVADGKLSCQLYQRSADVFLGVPFNIASYALLTMMVAKVTGLQPGEFVHTLGDAHLYLNHLDQAREQLARQPLPLPVMEIADKRDLFAFEFEDFKLRGYKAHDKIEAPIAV encoded by the coding sequence GCTGCCGCCGATCATCCCGAGCGGCAGTACCTCGACCTGCTCCAGGACATCCTGGATAACGGCGTCCAGCGCGGCGACCGCACCGGCACCGGCACGCTCGGCGTCTTCGGCCGCCAGATGCGCTTCGACCTGGCCAAGGGCTTCCCGCTGCTGACCACAAAGAAGCTGCACCGCAAGTCGATCATCCTGGAACTGCTCTGGTTCCTGCGCGGCGACACCAACGTGAAGTGGCTGCAGGAGCGCGGCGTCAGCATCTGGGACGAATGGGCGGACGAAAGCGGCGAACTCGGCCCCGTCTATGGCAAGCAGTGGCGCTCGTGGACCGCGCCGGACGGCCGGGTGATCGACCAGATCGCAAATGTCGTCGAGGGGCTGAAGACCATGCCCAACTCGCGCCGCCACATCGTCTCGGCCTGGAACCCGGCCGACGTCGACGACATGGCGCTGCCGCCCTGCCACTGCCTGTTCCAGTTCTTCGTGGCTGACGGAAAGCTCTCCTGCCAGCTCTACCAGCGCTCGGCCGACGTGTTTCTCGGCGTGCCGTTCAACATCGCCTCCTACGCCCTGCTGACCATGATGGTCGCCAAGGTGACCGGCCTGCAGCCCGGCGAGTTCGTGCATACCCTGGGCGATGCGCACCTCTACCTGAACCACCTCGACCAGGCCCGCGAGCAGCTCGCCCGCCAGCCTTTGCCGCTGCCGGTCATGGAGATCGCCGACAAGCGAGATCTCTTCGCCTTCGAGTTCGAGGACTTCAAGCTCCGCGGCTACAAGGCCCACGACAAGATCGAAGCCCCGATCGCGGTCTAA
- a CDS encoding cytochrome P450, with protein MSDGAVDLKSEARAKAYALPLDEFNVADPELFRSETMWPYFERLRKEDPVHYHKEGLHDDGPYWSVTKYNDIMAIDTNHEVFSSEPSITIFDQKEDFTLPMFIAMDPPKHDVQRKTVSPIVSPANLHALEPLIRERIQRTLDSLPIGEEFDWVDKVSIELTTQMLATLFDFPWEDRRKLTRWSDVATAGPESGLFSSTDPEVAEQERKMELFECVDYFTRLWNERVNEPPKGDLISMLAHGEATRNMDRMEYLGNLILLIVGGNDTTRNTMTGSVLALHQNPDQKKKLYDNPSLIPSMVSETIRWQTPLAHMRRTLTRDFEFQGKQMKKGEKVIMWYVSGNRDDEVIDNPNAYIIDRERPRNHMSFGFGIHRCVGNRLAELQLKILWEEILQRFPSIDVVEEPKRVLSSFVKGYEVMKVVIPSRY; from the coding sequence ATGAGCGACGGCGCCGTCGATCTTAAGTCTGAAGCTCGGGCCAAGGCCTACGCCCTGCCGCTCGATGAGTTCAATGTGGCCGACCCGGAGCTGTTCCGCTCCGAAACCATGTGGCCCTACTTCGAGCGCCTCCGGAAGGAGGATCCTGTCCACTACCACAAGGAAGGCCTGCACGACGACGGCCCCTACTGGTCGGTGACCAAGTACAACGACATCATGGCGATCGACACCAATCACGAGGTGTTCTCGTCCGAGCCGTCGATCACGATCTTCGATCAGAAGGAGGACTTCACCCTCCCGATGTTCATTGCGATGGACCCGCCCAAGCACGACGTCCAGCGCAAGACCGTCAGCCCGATCGTCTCGCCGGCCAACCTGCATGCGCTTGAGCCGCTGATCCGCGAGCGCATCCAGCGCACGCTCGACAGCCTGCCGATCGGCGAGGAGTTCGACTGGGTCGACAAGGTCTCGATCGAGCTGACCACCCAGATGCTGGCCACGCTGTTCGACTTCCCCTGGGAAGATCGCCGCAAGCTGACCCGCTGGTCGGACGTGGCCACCGCCGGCCCGGAGTCGGGCCTGTTCAGCTCCACCGATCCCGAGGTCGCCGAGCAAGAACGCAAGATGGAGCTGTTCGAGTGCGTGGACTACTTCACGCGGCTCTGGAACGAACGGGTCAATGAACCGCCGAAGGGCGATCTGATCTCGATGCTCGCCCATGGAGAGGCCACGCGGAACATGGACCGCATGGAGTATCTCGGGAACCTGATCCTGCTGATCGTCGGCGGCAACGACACCACCCGCAACACCATGACCGGCTCGGTTCTGGCCCTGCACCAGAACCCCGACCAGAAGAAGAAGCTCTACGACAACCCGTCGCTGATCCCGTCGATGGTGTCGGAGACCATCCGCTGGCAGACCCCTCTGGCCCACATGCGCCGCACCCTGACCCGGGACTTCGAGTTCCAGGGCAAGCAGATGAAAAAGGGCGAGAAGGTCATCATGTGGTACGTCTCGGGCAACCGCGACGACGAGGTGATCGACAATCCGAACGCCTACATCATCGACCGCGAGCGGCCCCGCAACCACATGTCGTTCGGCTTCGGCATCCATCGCTGCGTGGGCAACCGCCTGGCCGAGTTGCAGCTCAAGATCCTCTGGGAAGAGATCCTTCAGCGCTTCCCGTCGATCGACGTGGTCGAGGAGCCCAAGCGCGTCCTCTCGTCCTTCGTGAAGGGCTACGAGGTGATGAAGGTGGTCATCCCGTCGCGGTACTGA
- a CDS encoding NADH:flavin oxidoreductase, with protein sequence MSADILFKPFEFKGLRLPNRIVMAPMTRSFSPGGVATDEVAQYYKRRAAAQVGLIVSEGVGVDRPASLNDKNVPRFHGDKELAAWKHVIDEVHSVGGVMAPQLWHVGNVRTRDPEWNPPGPYDSPSGLSRPGKEFGAPMTDEEVADAIRAFAEAAAAAKALGFEAIELHGAHGYLIDQFFWEGTNQREDAYGAKDLPGRARFAADILKAVRKAVGPDYPVIIRISQWKQQDYDVKLAQNPAALEAWLGALVDAGADILHCSQRRFWEPEFEGLDLNFAGWAKKLTGVPTITVGSVGLSGEFIAAFAGEGSKPASLEELERRLDRGDFDLVGVGRALLQDPEWVVKIREGRTGELKSFEREALATLY encoded by the coding sequence ATGTCGGCCGACATCCTCTTTAAGCCCTTTGAATTCAAGGGTCTGCGCCTTCCCAACCGTATCGTCATGGCGCCCATGACGCGTTCATTTTCGCCCGGCGGCGTGGCGACCGACGAGGTGGCGCAATATTACAAGCGACGCGCCGCGGCCCAGGTCGGGCTGATCGTTTCGGAAGGCGTGGGCGTCGATCGGCCCGCCTCGCTTAACGACAAGAACGTTCCGCGATTCCATGGCGACAAGGAGCTGGCCGCCTGGAAGCACGTGATCGACGAAGTTCATTCGGTCGGCGGGGTGATGGCGCCGCAGCTCTGGCACGTCGGCAACGTGCGGACCCGCGACCCGGAATGGAACCCGCCCGGCCCCTATGACAGCCCGTCCGGCCTGTCGCGCCCCGGCAAGGAATTCGGCGCGCCGATGACCGACGAAGAGGTCGCCGACGCGATTCGCGCCTTCGCCGAGGCCGCCGCGGCCGCCAAGGCGCTGGGCTTCGAGGCGATCGAGCTGCACGGGGCGCACGGCTACCTGATCGACCAGTTCTTCTGGGAGGGCACCAACCAGCGCGAGGACGCCTATGGCGCCAAGGACCTGCCGGGACGGGCGCGCTTCGCCGCCGACATCCTGAAGGCCGTGCGCAAGGCGGTGGGGCCGGACTATCCGGTGATCATCCGCATCAGCCAGTGGAAGCAGCAGGACTACGACGTGAAGCTGGCCCAAAACCCGGCGGCGCTGGAAGCCTGGCTTGGCGCGCTGGTCGATGCGGGCGCCGACATCCTGCACTGCTCGCAGCGCCGGTTCTGGGAGCCGGAGTTCGAGGGCTTGGACCTGAACTTCGCCGGCTGGGCCAAGAAGCTCACCGGCGTGCCGACGATCACCGTCGGCTCGGTGGGGCTGTCGGGCGAGTTCATCGCCGCCTTTGCGGGCGAGGGCTCCAAGCCGGCGTCGCTGGAGGAGCTTGAGCGCCGGCTGGACCGCGGCGACTTCGACCTGGTCGGCGTGGGCCGCGCGCTGCTGCAGGATCCGGAGTGGGTCGTGAAGATCCGCGAGGGCCGCACGGGCGAGCTCAAGAGCTTCGAGCGCGAGGCTCTGGCGACGCTGTACTAG
- a CDS encoding SMP-30/gluconolactonase/LRE family protein, producing the protein MDMQLVAEGFEFPEGPIAMNDGSVILTEIKAQRLTRVYPDGRKETVVETGGGPNGAAIGPDGAIYITNNGGSFTWPQQDGLTIPGPTPDTHKGGYIQRFDLATGELKTLYDACDGRPFVGPNDLVFDKQGGFWFSDHGASTPDGRRFGALYYAKIDGSHVSRQRDHLIAPNGVGLSPDEKTVYLADTQLGRLWAFDIVEPGVLAPPAGFAPGRSVCNLPGVQFLDSLAVEASGKVCVATILNGGITAFDPNGTVEHYPVPDFITTNICFGGPDMKTAWITASSTGKLYKTTWPRPGLKLNFNA; encoded by the coding sequence ATGGACATGCAGCTTGTCGCCGAGGGCTTCGAATTCCCCGAAGGCCCGATCGCCATGAACGACGGCTCGGTGATCCTCACCGAGATCAAGGCCCAGCGCCTCACCCGCGTCTATCCGGACGGGCGCAAGGAGACGGTCGTCGAGACCGGCGGCGGCCCGAACGGCGCGGCCATCGGCCCGGACGGGGCGATCTACATCACCAATAACGGCGGCTCGTTCACCTGGCCCCAGCAGGACGGCCTGACCATCCCGGGCCCGACCCCCGACACCCACAAGGGCGGCTACATCCAGCGCTTCGACCTCGCCACCGGCGAGCTGAAGACGCTCTACGACGCTTGCGACGGGCGCCCCTTTGTCGGCCCCAACGACCTGGTGTTCGACAAGCAGGGCGGTTTCTGGTTCTCCGACCACGGCGCCAGCACGCCCGATGGCCGCCGCTTCGGCGCGCTCTACTACGCCAAGATCGACGGCAGCCATGTCAGCCGCCAGCGCGACCACCTGATCGCCCCGAACGGCGTAGGCCTGTCTCCGGACGAGAAGACTGTCTATCTCGCCGACACTCAGCTCGGGCGCCTTTGGGCCTTCGACATCGTCGAGCCGGGCGTGCTGGCCCCGCCGGCCGGCTTCGCGCCCGGCCGTTCGGTCTGCAACCTGCCCGGCGTGCAGTTCCTCGACAGCCTGGCGGTCGAGGCCTCCGGCAAGGTCTGCGTGGCGACCATCCTCAATGGCGGGATCACCGCGTTCGACCCGAACGGAACAGTCGAGCACTATCCGGTGCCCGACTTCATCACCACCAACATCTGCTTCGGCGGCCCTGACATGAAGACGGCCTGGATCACCGCCTCCTCGACCGGCAAGCTCTACAAGACCACCTGGCCGCGTCCCGGCCTGAAGCTGAACTTCAACGCCTAA
- a CDS encoding response regulator transcription factor yields the protein MSRRILLVEDDAETADYILKGLREEGYTAEHVADGRDGFYAASGEGFDAIVMDRMVPGMDGLSVIKALRAASISTPIIILSALSHLDERVKGLRAGGDDYLTKPFGYSELSARLENLMRRRSGAEVETKLVCGDLSIDLLSRRVSREGRTLDLLPREFKLLEYLMRHKDRVVTRTMLLEQVWDYRFDPHTSVVDTHISRLRKKIDEGFAQPLLHTLRGTGYRLSQEP from the coding sequence ATGAGCCGCCGCATCCTGCTGGTCGAGGACGACGCCGAAACGGCCGACTACATCCTCAAGGGCCTGCGCGAGGAAGGCTACACGGCCGAGCACGTCGCCGACGGCCGCGACGGCTTCTACGCCGCCAGCGGCGAGGGCTTCGACGCCATCGTCATGGACCGCATGGTCCCGGGCATGGACGGCCTGAGCGTCATCAAGGCCCTGCGGGCCGCCTCCATTTCCACGCCGATCATCATCCTCTCGGCGCTCAGCCACCTGGACGAGCGGGTGAAGGGCCTGCGGGCCGGCGGCGACGACTATCTGACCAAGCCCTTCGGCTATTCCGAGTTGTCGGCGCGACTCGAGAACCTCATGCGCCGCCGCTCCGGGGCGGAGGTCGAGACCAAGCTGGTCTGCGGCGACCTTTCGATCGACCTGCTGTCGCGTCGGGTCAGCCGCGAGGGGCGCACGCTCGATCTGCTGCCGCGCGAATTCAAGCTGCTGGAGTACCTGATGCGGCACAAGGATCGGGTCGTCACCCGCACCATGCTGCTCGAACAAGTCTGGGACTATCGGTTCGACCCGCACACCAGCGTCGTCGACACCCACATCAGCCGCCTGCGTAAGAAAATCGACGAGGGGTTCGCCCAGCCGCTGCTGCACACCCTGCGCGGGACGGGCTACCGCCTGTCGCAGGAGCCGTGA